The DNA segment TTTTAAAATGGAAGTTTGCAAGGAACAAGAAGATGTTGAAGCGTTTCTGTTGGAAGTCCAACAGAAACTCTGCTGTACCTTTGTATTCCCTACAGTATTTATTTCAGTTCAGCTAATTATGATCTAATAGAACCAAATGCGTTTCTTCAGTTAACCTGATGCTATTGCATTTCAAGTCACATTAATGATAATCAGACTAGTATAATTAAATGTTTCAAGCTTTTAGTACTAATACTGTTTTCCAGAGCAGCTGAAAATAATGATCTTGTTGTACAAGACATTGACAAATGGCATTGGTTTGAGGTCAAGTTTCACCACATTGGAATTAGGGTGAATGTGTTGCAATCAAACCTGCGACTCCACAGGTGTGAAACATCCTCTTTACAGACTAGACCAGTGGTTCCTAACCTTTTTACCTTAGGACTCCTAAAATAAAGCATTACACGTGCCCTCTCATCACATGTTGCACAATTATTAATGAGTTCTGAGTCCAAAGAGGGATTTTTTCCCTCTTAAACTGTTTCATTTGAATATTGTTCACAGGCCCAGCGAGGTAGAAGTAAAAAGCATAAACAAGCAAAGCCCTTAGGCATTGAAGACATACGTAAGAAACATTACACCGTGGCAGAAGCACGTTTTGTCCTCTTTCCTATCCCGTAAATCCTCTTAAGGCCCCGCATGTTTATCTTGTGACCCTCTTGATGGGGGACTTCCAGATTGGGAGCCACTAGCCTAGACTTCTGCTGTTTAAAATTGTGATACTCACTGGGCTGCCCAGGGCAGCTGAGGGCTCTCTCCAGCTCCTCCATTgcccctttcttcttctttagtttcTTCACTAGAGAATCCACAGCCTTTTCTGCCCacttctcctcctcatccccttGTTTCCAGCCGAGCAGGCGCTTTACCGCTGGGCTGGTGAAGGAGAATAGGGATGTAATGGAGGCCGAGGAGTTCATTATGAGATGGATAAATGAGTGGTGAGGGGAGGTGACAGATGCTGTTAAAAGGGGTAAAAGTTCCCCAGAGGACAGGAGTAAGGAGGCTAATAATGAGAAGCCGGTACAGAAGTAAGGATAAAAGAAGTAGCGGGTTGAGTCTGTGTAAACAGAGGCTGCTGTTTGTATTTCGCTGTTACTTCCGAGCAACGCTGGTGGAGTTGAACTCCACCCAGTGCAGCGCAAACTCTAAATCCTCTCCTGTGTTGAGAGACACAGAAGGGATCCGGCAGCTATGGATTTGAAGCCTCCTGCAGGGAAGGTTATTCCTCTCACAGCCAGGAATCCAGGTCAAGTTTCAATCATCTggcaagagaagagagagatagtATTAATTTCTAATTTAGCTGAAACAGATGCATGGCTGGACAAAGAGTTCAGTGGttaggtaaaaaaaagagaacttgGAATTTAATTGTAAAGGGAATTTAGCCAAAGTCACTAAAGTGATAAGCTGCTCTGGAGTGATGACAACAGCTAGAATGAAACCAAAGACTGAGCAGAATACAAAACGTGAGCAAAATCTACTCATATTTAGCAATCTTGGCTTTAGCATTAGATTTCCATGATAAGGAGGCTGTATCAGCTGGATAATTACACAGAGACTATGCCTGCATCAGCAACAAGGTTATTATTCTctatggagaaaatgaaacacaaatcAAAAGTGTTTCAGAAAGAGCAGGACAAGATGGCCAAGCTCATTTCTAGATTCACCAACAATGAGGAATGTCCTTTCTGGCCTCTGTTTCTATGATCATGCCACTGACGCCCAGGAGCCATACTGTCTGGCCAGAACACATCACAGgacaggagggggagagagagagggagcgagagagagagagagagagagagagagagaggaaggcaggctgactgacagacagacagacagacagacagagagctcttcgtgttttgtgtttatttcatcTATTGGCTACCACCTAGTTTTAACATATTAAGTATTTAGTCTATTCCAGTATATTTAAGTAATCTACTTATATTTAGTCCCAATCTAAATCATGGAACCCTTTGATGCGCATCACTACATAAGATACCCAACgtgtttttatgtatgtatgtatgtatgtatgtatgtatgtatgtatgtatgtattatgtatgtatgtctgagGCTCAATATAGTTTATAAAGTTTATTATGGTGATCTACTTGTTGTATCTACTGTGGCACCTATCATGTTTGATCCAAGGTTTTTGCAATAATGTTGTAGACTAAATCATTTTGCAAGTCAGATTATAACCGCCTAGGCAAATCATTTATAAAAGGTGAAGCCCTTTTAACTAACTACGTGGCTTGGACACCCCATTATTCTAAAATACACAACATAACCACAATAGAATTTCTACTTAAATCCAAGTGTGGCTAATAAGTTGGATCTCAAAATACACACAGGTAAGAAGTAGTGTAAATCAGCATACCTATATTATGTTCAATGTTTAAGTGACCAACACCGGTTTCCCGCAGACAAACAAGACAGCTGGGGATACCAGCAAAAGCGCACGAGCTCAATGCGGCATCAGTCTGCCGCTGATGCTTTATGGAGTTTGGCGTCACTCAGTCTGCAGACTCAGATAGGCTAATTACCTACTGCTTTATCACCAGGACACTCCTTCCCAAAAGAGTACACAAACCAGTTAACTTTTACTACTCTACAACGAGTCATTTTACCGCTGCAGAATCCGGTATCTGCCCTATAACCTCTAAAAGCACACCTTGCCGGTCGAAAGTGATCAGAAAAGCATCCTAGTTTGACAACATGTCACTATAAGCTGTAAACTTAAGaacaatcagtcagtcagtcaagtACATGTTTCAAAGAAAACCGTATAACACTTCCTTGAATATTCTTCAATTTGTGCTCAAAATAGTGCTTAACTTTAAGTAATAGCCCTAGTCTATCTATTGATTATCTATTCTCAGCtaacattatatttatttaaacccAGTCATGTCAATATATGAAAATAATACGAGAATATTTAATCCACAAAAAGTTGCCTGGCAGTAGGAGTGAGCACattattttatagtatttaaCAAGAACCATCTTAAATATTCAACTTGGCAACACATTCAgacataaaaaaaggaaattgtaaATTTCTGGAAATAtacaattttttgtttattcacTCACCTCTGTTGTGATAACAAGTGCACCGCAGACAGCCTTGTGCATGTGGAGGCTTCCCTGTCTGTAGTAGGTCGAGCCAGCACAGTAGAGCAGCgaaggtgtgtgtctgtttgtgtatgcgtgtgcgtgtgtgcgtgtgtgttgatGTCAAGTCAGCCTCAATTAAGATTGGAACCAGATGCacgtttcaaaataaaagcgtcGTTGACTATGCGGTTGCAAGGTGTCAGccgaaaacaaaaacaagaaggcCTGTAGTAGAGATGCTCGTGTAAATgatgtcataaaaacaaaagggCAAATACATTTGGTAGGCTACAGGTCGATACCAAACAGACcagaccacaaaaaaaaagaaattgtgtggGCTATAAATTCAATTTGTGTTAGGTATAGGCTGTTAACCTATAATTTTACATAATTATGGCCTATGCTCTCCCGATTAGATGATGATGTCCAAATTTAACTtcataaagaagtgcagaaattTCACTTCAGAAATAATGACGACTTATTAAAAGCTACTTACAACAtaatagccttttttttttttaaatcgaatTTGTATTTGTATAGTAGTCATTATTGTTGTTGctatatttttgcatatttagtAGCCTATAGTATTTTGTAATAAGGTAAATAACTTAATAATAATTCTGCTTCAGTATGTTTTACATGAATAACTTAAAATGGAATCATAGTTTAAATAACGCTTTTGAAGCTTTTGCGCTTCTGTGTTAAAGCAgcaaaaacacaccaacaaaaaTTGGTGAAcactaaacacaaaacaaaatattggaTTTGGGCATTATGCTATATAGACTATTTAGAATAAATGAACatatatattgtttctgtttagagtatgtatatattgtgtatatattagtgtgtatatttctgttttggttgatatgtatgtgtaagcacagcgtgagtaacaatgctccaaagacaaattcctcgtatgtgtcctcatacctggcgaataaagctgattctgattctgattctgattatcaATAAATTGCACATTTGataatcatgttttgttttacagagacgattctttatttatattatttatttttagcaattaataaaaataaactcaccactccctttttttctcccagTGGCAGCTACAGACATTTATTGTGAAGGTACCGTCACACTATCTTCCGGTATTGTCCTGGCAGTTTGCGGAGTCCTTGACGTAGGTTTAAGGAGCCCAAAGCCTCCGCTCCTCCAGCAGCCCCAGCCGAGCGCCACACAGCCTCGGCGGCGTCAGCCTGGCTGGAACCGCAGCGCCTGCATGTAAGATCCCTCCGCCTTCCCCTCCTGGAACTTTCCCAGGATTTAGATTCAGGACCGGCAGCTGGATGCATGTGCGCGCATGCATGTGTGAATTGTTGCGTCCCACCTGAGCCACATGCCTCCCAGTCATCGGCATAGTTGGCTCTAACTGACGGAGGCCAGGATGTAAAACAATCACACCTGTTTCCCCTTCCTAGACAAACTGCAGTAGTATACTGTtcttacagtgtgtttgtgttataccTATATTACACTAAAGTTAAATATTTGTGGTAGCCTACTTTCGGTAAGGTGCTGGGAGCACCTAGGATTTATGTTTAAGTTGGTATGAAGTCACtaattatttaacttttatatTAGTGTAAGAAGTTATGTAGGCCTAGCAATTTCAAATCGGACTTAGTAGcctaaaatgtataataaataacaGTGTCGGCTATTATGTCTACTTTCCTACACGCACGCATGAGCgcacgcacaagcacacacgtAAAAAGAAGCGTCAATCTGCCGTCCACCGTGAATTCATTCGTGTTGTGAAATCAAGCTTAGAGGGGTCTGTCTCAAAGCGGATGGATACTATCCTTTATTGGGAGTGCCATGACTAGTCCAGTTAATGACGCAAGCCCGGCTGGCGACAGTGAGTCTAcaagtttgacattttcagtttacAGCAACTGCTGCGGAACGTAACAATACTCCCAACACAAAGTGAAAGCACTCTGGGGATCCTGTCAAAAACCTTAGGATTTTTTCCACCCAAACCACCACCAGGTGGATCATCAAAATGCACCACCGGGATAAACAGACGTCTGCCACAAATAGGTGGTGGTCTTTCTATTTGTTTAAGCTTTAGAAATGAGCACAACAAGAAAAAAGCCAAATCATTTCAAAGCAATTTTATCCACGTGGCTTTTTGTGTTGTCGCCCACCCCACCTGTGTCGACAGTCATATCTAGCACCATGTGCTCTCAGAGTGTTTcctttggttttatttcttcCAAGTACGGTTCAATTTGGACATCACAGTGAGTCGGAAGGACTCAAGAGGTCAAGGAAATTAATAATCAATACCCTCCTCATGTAAATATAGTCATCATTTCACCGTAGAGCTCATTCCTGAGGCAGGAAACTAGAAGAGCAGTCAGATCATGATTAATTGGCTTTCCGCTTCTTGTCTGGTCACAGAAGGCAGACAgactggcagacagacagacaggcaggcaggcaggcaggcaggcaggcaggcagNNNNNNNNNNaggcaggcaggcaggcagacaggcagacagacaggcaggcagacagacaggccgacagacagacaggcaggcagacagacagacaggcagcgcACAAACAGGATGCGCTCCCCGGGGCTCCGAGAGGCCCCAGAGACATCCGCACCAGCACGAAGCCTAGACGTCAGGTTTAAGAAATCAGCACTATGAACAACTTAATTTACTCAGACCGCAAAAACGCTTGCTGAACGCTGTCCAAGAACATGTCCACATGAGGTTTAAGagacaaagagacttcagtgaGATTATATAATCCAGGGGTTCACACTCTGTTTCATGTCAAGAAAATGCCAAACTCATAATAATGCAGCCCCCCCCACCATAACATTCAATATTCTAACTTCATCTGGAGGATTTTAGCTGTCAAATCTAATTTCATATCAAATCAAATAAACTGTGAGTGGAGTCAGATCCTGTagagcaatgtttcccaaacttagggttgggacccaaaatgggtcgcagaNNNNNNNNNNtgggtcgccaattggcagagaacagactaaatgctcagcatgacctcagactggcactttcaaaaaccaaacctagactagatcagctggttgatatccTCAACCAGCCACatacatctcattaaattcaagtcagcattatttaaaaaaatgttggtgtcggtactgagggatgatgggaggggataagaaaatgagttgagaaaggggtgagacaagacacaaaggagaatagagaccttttctgtttttgtttacttttatcaTGGAATGAATATACTTCATAtcaatttaaattcatggtttgttccgtcttttgtccacagtttaaaaatgtagatgttacaatgattcatggtgtatttttgtaaatttgggtcccggggagaaaccaaatttctcttttgggtcttgagctgaaaaagtttgggaaccactgctgtGGAGTTCTAGTAATTCCATTAAACAGATACGCTCCTGAGCCCAGTTCCCACTGACGGATGACTGACTGAGACCCAGTGACCAAAGATGAAAGCAGTCACACTGTGCACCCTCTGTGTTACGATTTGTTACTAAATCCTGCAGTAAGATATCAAGCACTTCAATAAAGAATTAGCAGGGTGATGCTTTGTGTGTGACGGACAAAGCTGACCGATAAAAAGGGTGGAATAGAACCAAGGTAAATTTCAAATGTTGAACACAATGTATGAACTCTTGGGGTTAGACTTGATCCTGATGCTAATTTTGAGCCCCATGATAAATCACTGGGTCAGTCgtgctttttattttaacactaCAAAACTGCAAGTCACTCCTTTAGCTTAAATAGTTGGAAAAAGTTAACAAATACAAAACGTACATCACAAAGTCCACCAGATTAAGATGGTCTCTACTGGCGTCCTGTCCCATTATGAATGATTCTCAGTTCTATAGTGCAGGGCTTTCTGGCTGCTCTCAGATAAAAGGTGGAACACTAGGTAATTGTGCTTTGGCTGTTACTGCTCCTTGACTATCAAAGCGCCTCCCACAAAGTGTCAGAGAAGTCTAATtagtatacattttaaaaaacacttgtttTCCTTGGCTTCTTCttgattttattaatttatattgTCTGGTTTGTGCACTTTACctcattgtttttatgtaagcTTTTCTCTatattcattttttccccctcctgttaagcactttgtaacttttgttttttaaagagctaagtttttttttttccttcattttttttagaaGTTAGTAGTTGGGCTGCAATGGTTATTATGGTGGCAACACTAAAGGTCTTGATTTGTCTAATCAAAAGTCCAAAACaccaaaatattattttttaacagcaaCGTAAAACCAGAAGGAGGACATTCTAACATTTGAGAACCTGTAATTAACCAATTTTACTAACCAATTAAATATCTGTTGACCAACTCATTATTCACGTGTTGTAGCTGTAGTTAATAGGTTAATAATGATTATCATATCATAaatcattgacattttttattttggttcaaGTCATCAAGCCCATTAACCCACAGCCATGTTTCCTTAAAAATACAATCCCTCCCTTTTCTCGTAAAGGAACGTTCATTCCACCCGTCAGAATCATGACATACAGATTATCAGATCCTTCACATTTCAccacaagtctctcacttacagctgattggccacaaaataaacattagGTAACTCAGTACACGGATCAGTCATACAGACATTCTGTAAACCGTGGAAACAGAAATGCGCATGTAACGGCGGCCAACACAAGCCAAAAtccaaattataaaaaaaaaaaaaaggcaggacCATGAAGAACTCACAACTGTGTCATAACTGCACATCCAATGACCTCAGGAGAGGAAAAGGTCGAGATTTACTGTACTttgttcattgttgttgtttacagTGAATGATGGACACTTGTCAATCCCTCCTCTTCCAAAGGTTTGATGACCCTATCATAGGCTGTCTGAGACCCCAGGGCTTGACTGACTGGCTAGTCAGTCTTATGTGGTGACTGTAGCTTCCAGGCCCTGGTGAAGTAGCGCATGCGAATGAAAATCAGGTCTCGTCCCATCTGCAGCCAGCTCCAAAATGGGACCAGCTTGGACCCTGGCAGAGTGAACACACAGGTACTTCATTCTCAAGTGATACTTTGATAGGAAAAATGCCAGTTTGTTGATTTTACTGCTGGTAGGCCAATTAATAACTTCATCACAAAATACTTTACCACAGCAGAACCAAGCAGGCTTTGGTAAGTAGTTAAAAACAAGGAATAACTGGACAATACAtaaaatcagccaatcagagacttACAAAAGCATCAAACAGAGATATTTATAGAACGATGATAGATAGCAGAGCGGGAGGACACATGTCCACATATTCCATGAAAATCTTACCTTCTATTTCCGTCCAGTTGACAGCCACCTCTGCTATGGGGATTTTAAAACACTGGGCAATATAGAGGAGCTCCACATCAAAAGCCCTGTGAGAAGAAAGATGAAAGTGCTCAACAGATGTTCAAAAGTTGCATTGATATTCATGTTCcaccttaaagtgctcatattgtgctttttggctttttcctttccttcattgtgttatagtgtgtgtttttgtgcatgttataggtttacaaagtgcaaaagcccaaagtccaccccaaggGACTTACCatttccaacagaaaacactgttcacaaactgctccgaacagctctgttgtagtccagcctttacgtctgtgacaaacgtgcatcactttgtaacacacgNNNNNNNNNNcacctagctgctagcatggcacaccctcatactacatgctacaagctagcagtacttactgcgcatgtgcgactcccaacgaAAATAGTACAGAAGtaagatgcctcactctgtagctaaaacactgctcaacacacagggtgaaaagtggagcagcagcaatgtgcagtgcaacaaaaatatggtgttttctgaaaattcaaccacgtaaacctattctggtacaaccgtTAAACACAATTTTGATCCTGAAATTGAgcactttaaatcagacaatatTATAAACACTACAGTCATGTTATTTCTTTTAACATAATACTTGCTTGAGGTATTGCAAAGTAAGTGGCACTTATTGGTAGTGAACCCCATTGTTTCCAAAGATCCAGCACAAATGGCTCAACAGGTTAACACAAAGGCAGGTGACAGCTGTTGTTGCATTACTACACTAATAAGTCATTATTAATAAAAGTGTGCATGGTGCAGTGCGAGTCCTTACCATCGCTCTACgtggagagaagagaaggtCTTGAGCGCAGCCTCACGCGTGAAAAGCTTGAAGCCGCACTGTGTGTCCTTGATCCCTCTCACGCACAAGAACCACACCAGGAAGTGAAAGCCATACATAAGGAATGTACGAAACACCGATCGCTGTGGCAGATACACAACAGTGGTTATTTATTGGACGGATACAAACTACAATACTACAAAAAAAGGCAAACGGACAATTACCTGAGCTACTGAGTCTTGCTCTAGGTGAGCCCTGGAACCACAGGAAATTGCCATGTTCTCCTAAACGTACAGGCAGGCATTTTAGGATCCCACCTTCTCTTTAGACATGTATGTGAGaaggaacaacaaaaaaatgaacccAACACACCGGTTTAGGGTTGAGGTTGTTAAGCCCAGCCTCCACTTTCTCAAGGTCAGAAAACTTTGTGGCTCCGTCAGCATCCGCCATCAGAATGACTTTCCCTCTGGAGCTCAGAGTACCCTTTAAGTTAAACAACATTACACAGttaaaaaatcatcaaaacgtcaaacacacactgttgctTTTGTGCTACAGATGTACTGTAGTTTAATATCTATAGTCTCACCATCCGCACAGCTCCTCCTTTCCCCCTGTTCTTCACCAGCGTCAGGACCCGCACTTTATCAGCACCATACTTCCTACTGTACCGCAAAGCAACCTAGCAGGACATCACAACGGATAAAACAAATCTCTATTGGTATCACTTTGAAATGTTTGGCTAAACAAAAGTGAGCTGAGTAAAAACAGAACTCTTGGTACATATTATCACCTCTGTGGTTTTGTCTTTGCTGCCATCGTCAACCACAATGATCTCGTAGGTAAAAGAAGGATGCTGTTTCTGCAGTAAGGAAATAACATGAGGGACTTATTTCACAAAAGGCGCTTTTTAAGTTGAATGATGCCACCTACTGGCCAATTTGAGAATAACAGAATCAGCCATTAGAGCTTTCTTTCAAGAGGATAAAACTGATTCTCATTCTCATTTCATCATTGATGAAATAATCTTCACTCTTTtaattgtgtctttttttaatcaaactaCAATGAGGTTATGATAAACATTTAGTTTAACATTGCCCACATGAGGCTGAGCACTTACCTGTCTGCTTTCCAAGTACTCTGTAGCTTCATCCAACATCACAGGCACTGTAATGACAAACATGTACACGCAAATTTGCTACTATAATCTACTGCAGGTACACAGTAACATCAAGCCTGAGAAAACAGGATCATGGGATTTAAACTGCACCTACCTTACTAATTGTTGGTGCACATATCATCATTAAACACAGAGTCAACTGTGCATTTATTGGCTTTAAGCAAGAGGAATTTTGAAACGGCAAATAAATATAAGGACCCTAAAACACAGACTTGTAATGTGCCCTATCTTAATTATCTTAATCTTAATCTTATATTTTGTCAATGTGCAGTGTATTGCATAGCTAT comes from the Etheostoma spectabile isolate EspeVRDwgs_2016 chromosome 13, UIUC_Espe_1.0, whole genome shotgun sequence genome and includes:
- the alg5 gene encoding dolichyl-phosphate beta-glucosyltransferase; the protein is MDFLCEIVQVLVALAALGFIVVLIIAHVTAGMVNLTRHDKEKYFLTAAGEKELFPSLHDPHSKELSVVIPAYNEELRMPVMLDEATEYLESRQKQHPSFTYEIIVVDDGSKDKTTEVALRYSRKYGADKVRVLTLVKNRGKGGAVRMGTLSSRGKVILMADADGATKFSDLEKVEAGLNNLNPKPENMAISCGSRAHLEQDSVAQRSVFRTFLMYGFHFLVWFLCVRGIKDTQCGFKLFTREAALKTFSSLHVERWAFDVELLYIAQCFKIPIAEVAVNWTEIEGSKLVPFWSWLQMGRDLIFIRMRYFTRAWKLQSPHKTD